Proteins encoded by one window of Eremothecium cymbalariae DBVPG#7215 chromosome 1, complete sequence:
- a CDS encoding uncharacterized protein (similar to Ashbya gossypii AGR234W) codes for MDPYSLKQNNRKKFLDKQRLKKRHATPSDRKYSLLNKSTAASTTTAAADTANEIANNTSVSAKDLQASQEPSLDNESPQILSNAYRYNDILSSTNEDESVSLEVTEKLKQILQRRTNITTAAVSDGCHPSKITARELHSKDIDELNALLKSSYGTTLTKDLSPSASQSRAAISPRSPRSPRHSHPQEPSSRLPTDLQEDEQFLDHLL; via the coding sequence ATGGATCCATACAGCCTGAAACAAAACAACCGTAAGAAGTTTTTGGACAAGCAACGACTCAAGAAACGCCATGCAACTCCCAGCGACCGCAAGTACAGCCTTCTGAACAAGTCTACTGCCGCttccaccaccaccgccgCCGCCGATACCGCTAACGAAATCGCCAACAACACCAGCGTCAGCGCCAAAGATCTACAAGCCTCCCAAGAACCCTCCCTGGACAATGAATCCCCACAAATACTCTCAAACGCATACCGCTACAACGATATCCTGAGTTCCACCAACGAAGATGAATCTGTATCTCTAGAAGTTACCGAGAAGCTCAAGCAAATCTTGCAGCGCCGCACCAACATCACCACCGCGGCCGTCAGTGACGGCTGCCACCCCAGCAAGATTACAGCAAGAGAACTCCATTCCAAAGATATAGACGAGCTCAATGCCCTCTTGAAGAGCTCATACGGCACCACATTGACCAAGGATCTATCGCCCAGTGCATCACAGTCCCGCGCTGCCATCTCTCCGCGCTCACCACGCTCCCCACGCCACTCCCACCCACAGGAACCCTCCTCTCGTCTTCCAACCGACCTGCAGGAAGACGAACAGTTCTTGGACCACTTGCTATAG
- the GRX5 gene encoding monothiol glutaredoxin GRX5 (similar to Ashbya gossypii ADR053W), producing the protein MFSRFAARSVLRPTLGSRLTVIRLLSKETKSAIEGAIGSAPVVLFMKGTPEFPQCGFSRASIQILGQQGVDPSKFAAYNVLEHPELREGIKEYSEWPTIPQLYINKEFIGGCDILTNMAQSGELAELLEKEKVLIPEEE; encoded by the coding sequence atgttttCTAGATTTGCGGCTAGATCTGTTCTACGTCCAACTTTAGGTTCAAGGTTAACTGTGATCCGGTTGCTTAGTAAAGAAACTAAAAGTGCTATTGAAGGCGCTATTGGATCGGCTCCTGTGGTTTTATTTATGAAAGGTACTCCAGAATTCCCTCAATGTGGATTTTCGAGAGCTTCGATTCAAATTTTAGGTCAGCAGGGCGTTGATCCAAGCAAGTTTGCCGCATATAACGTCTTGGAGCATCCTGAGTTACGTGAAGGTATTAAAGAATACTCCGAATGGCCAACTATTCCGcagttatatataaataaagAGTTTATTGGTGGATGCGATATACTCACGAATATGGCACAGTCTGGTGAACTAGCCGAACTACtagagaaagagaaggTTCTCATTCCAGAAGAAGAGTAA
- a CDS encoding uncharacterized protein (similar to Ashbya gossypii AFR234W): MTRTLVEPVNNGQQADQESIERKLEENARHLDSLTHEGSKVSFPVDLEELPEPDDSLKVFFFDIDNCLYKRSTKIHDMMEESIHSYFKSQLLLSDEAANELHCTYYRQYGLAIRGLVKHHQIDVMEYNRVVDDALPLQDILQPDPGLRSMLLKLRNKGKVDKLWLFTNAYKNHGLRCVRLLGIADLFDGITYCDYSKEDLICKPNPLAFEKAKLESGLGQYKNAFFVDDSAINIRAGLALGIPRCTHVVEEEVDEGLGQSPPGCQIINKITDLPKAVPELFM, from the coding sequence ATGACACGAACATTAGTAGAACCTGTGAATAACGGGCAACAGGCGGATCAAGAGTCGATTGAACGgaaattggaagaaaatgCAAGACATTTGGACTCATTAACACATGAGGGATCGAAGGTATCATTCCCTGTGGATTTAGAAGAGTTACCTGAGCCAGATGACTCATTGAAggtgtttttttttgatattgataacTGTTTATACAAGCGGTCGACGAAAATTCACGATATGATGGAAGAGTCGATACACAGTTATTTTAAAAGCCAGTTATTGTTAAGTGATGAAGCAGCCAATGAATTGCATTGTACATATTATAGACAATATGGACTTGCGATCCGTGGTTTGGTGAAGCACCATCAAATTGATGTGATGGAGTATAACAGAGTGGTGGATGACGCGCTACCTTTGCAGGATATATTGCAACCGGATCCAGGTTTACGAAGCATGTTACTAAAGTTACGTAACAAGGGGAAGGTGGATAAGTTGTGGCTTTTTACTAATGCATACAAGAATCATGGTTTACGTTGTGTCAGATTGTTGGGAATAGCTGATTTATTTGATGGCATAACGTACTGTGACTATTCTAAGGAGGATTTAATTTGCAAGCCGAATCCTTTGGCGTTTGAGAAAGCGAAACTTGAGAGTGGCTTGGGACAGTATAAAAACGCTTTTTTCGTTGATGATAGTGCCATCAACATCCGCGCAGGCTTGGCGTTAGGTATACCTAGATGCACtcatgttgttgaagaggaGGTTGACGAGGGTTTAGGGCAATCGCCTCCGGGATGCCAGatcattaacaaaatcACTGACTTGCCCAAGGCCGTTCCGGAGCTGTTTATGTAG
- the COG1 gene encoding Golgi transport complex subunit COG1 (similar to Ashbya gossypii AFR233W) has translation MVDCSTLFETKSIAEVEDFNLSLSLDLVQAKNQLNTQLQSSYRNILGICDNIQDLYHASKDLDSSFMDLCFNDKEYKLGRIEDLDILELKVASQSTNTPSSGWITATKKTNDILNLSNWALSISYFKTQPNTMNFQRMIEEFNAVGKQHADEHSVLIIRNCKSLEAFLVAESALKLNIEQLVELYMALEKFTCYEFGFDVFKRLMDRLLTDHHKILAHGASPVQEFVKRQEFIDGIRDKILQDIDSQWLKYNEHAKNPKDPEFSPYNQHTINTDINRYVHDLSHYEQGLTTPQRTLLCSCVKNTSAMVAELSKLKGTNSKISEIKVRWRNLLSKELEHAEESDPKTIDDPSDITTKLIAERDRDRYCKFLKDTLEQLQ, from the coding sequence ATGGTTGACTGTTCTACGTTGTTCGAGACGAAATCAATTGCTGAGGTAGAGGATTTTAACCTTTCTTTGTCGCTGGACCTGGTTCAGGCTAAGAATCAGCTGAACACGCAGTTGCAAAGTTCCTATAGGAATATTCTGGGGATTTGTGATAATATACAGGATTTATATCATGCATCAAAAGACCTTGATAGCAGTTTCATGGATCTCTGTTTTAATGATAAGGAATATAAACTTGGCCGTATTGAAGACCTAGATATTTTGGAACTAAAGGTAGCCTCCCAATCCACTAATACACCGTCTTCGGGATGGATTACTGCAACTAAAAAGACCAATGATATTCTCAACTTAAGCAATTGGGCATTGAGTATATCTTATTTTAAGACTCAGCCCAATACGATGAATTTTCAACGGATGATAGAGGAATTTAACGCAGTTGGAAAGCAACACGCAGATGAGCATTCTGTACTAATAATCCGTAATTGTAAATCATTGGAGGCGTTCTTAGTCGCTGAAAGTGCACTCAAGTTGAACATAGAACAGTTGGTAGAGTTATATATGGCATTAGAGAAATTCACGTGCTATGAATTTGGGTTTGACGTGTTCAAACGCCTGATGGATAGGCTACTCACTGATCACCATAAGATCCTGGCCCATGGTGCAAGCCCAGTACAAGAGTTTGTCAAACGCCAAGAATTCATAGATGGAATAAGAGATAAGATCCTCCAAGACATTGACTCCCAGTGGCTCAAATACAATGAACATGCTAAAAACCCAAAGGATCCTGAATTTTCACCTTACAACCAGCATACAATAAATACAGACATTAACAGATACGTTCACGACCTTTCGCATTATGAACAAGGACTGACAACCCCCCAAAGAACCCTTTTGTGTTCCTGTGTAAAAAATACAAGTGCCATGGTCGCTGAATTGTCAAAACTCAAAGGTACCAACTCAAAAATCTCAGAGATTAAAGTACGCTGGAGAAACCTTTTGTCTAAAGAACTGGAACACGCAGAGGAATCTGATCCGAAAACTATAGATGACCCTTCAGACATTACGACAAAATTGATCGCTGAAAGGGATAGAGATCGTTACTgcaagtttttaaaagataCCTTAGAACAGCTACAATAG
- the EXO5 gene encoding Exo5p (similar to Ashbya gossypii ADR054C) encodes MRNIRVTSKLSIRLFHGRKFANLVGDKDATLVTTAELNELKNHFKLKESDSNKATSSVDKLDEREYRRVKLDKIRQLFASDTVKGYLAYQKPKSLQNPYLDIRALPLTDSATGEVTYEGKARLSVTKLLTKRWCELKETYDIYSKMPIYRYKYIEDGNKQHQALDDDLHAPSKEALEFTETFELLVPTDSFHEYAGKLLNCINRICTLFQEGEAREILCHGYVDSNNGKLVYGAVRNDADVLISGIIDHLIFVTVVNKERHFKLPLSSALREDHNNDLRNILEYISQKVRDNEDRLEILVSDVKTRRSRRIPPQDSVRQASKLQVMYYRYFLESLGSDAEGAYINILTNAKRRGYDVDAPINPVKLICLMETESIIMQDMARLRDGKPIGFDPFDEYYMRKTGTQLYDLSSLANEITDVYTLQKYREYFIPWETPFTLRYLAARLAQAYGCISPLLSNTVMVEYSYNYETFHNAIFKYDFNLLQEQCTSSSLFWFGKRDIEPIEPTLRNFTTYCTYCDYKNICLWKKRGIENLKSLGKDLMKIHKPNIHP; translated from the coding sequence ATGAGGAACATCCGAGTTACTTCTAAGCTTTCGATCCGGTTGTTTCATGGAAGAAAGTTTGCAAATTTGGTAGGTGATAAAGATGCTACTCTTGTGACAACGGCGgaattaaatgaattaaagAACCATTTCAAGTTAAAGGAATCGGATAGTAATAAGGCTACCAGTTCGGTTGATAAGCTAGATGAACGAGAGTATCGAAGGGTTAAATTGGATAAAATACGTCAACTGTTTGCATCTGACACTGTTAAAGGTTATCTTGCTTATCAGAAGCCAAAATCTTTACAGAACCCATACCTTGATATACGAGCTCTACCGCTTACCGATTCTGCTACAGGTGAAGTTACGTATGAAGGGAAAGCAAGGCTTTCGGTGACCAAATTATTAACCAAACGGTGGTGTGAGTTAAAGGAGACCTATGATATTTATTCTAAAATGCCAATTTACAggtataaatatattgagGACGGAAACAAACAACATCAGGCattagatgatgatctTCATGCACCATCTAAAGAAGCTTTAGAATTTACAGaaacttttgaattgcTGGTACCTACTGATAGTTTCCATGAGTATGCTGGAAAGTTATTGAATTGTATTAATAGAATATGTACTTTGTTCCAGGAGGGAGAAGCGAGAGAAATATTATGCCACGGCTATGTAGATTCAAATAATGGAAAGTTGGTATATGGGGCTGTTCGGAACGATGCTGATGTCCTAATTAGTGGCATAATTGATCATTTAATTTTTGTGACTGTAGTTAATAAAGAAAGACATTTCAAATTACCGTTGAGCAGCGCTCTTCGAGAAGATCATAACAACGATTTAAGGAACAtacttgaatatatatctcaaaAGGTGCGTGATAATGAAGACAGATTAGAAATCTTGGTTAGCGATGTCAAAACAAGAAGGTCTAGGAGGATTCCGCCACAGGATAGTGTGAGACAAGCTTCAAAGTTACAAGTTATGTACTACAGGTATTTTTTAGAATCCCTTGGATCAGATGCAGAAGGTGcttatattaatatattaaccAATGCCAAAAGAAGAGGATACGATGTTGACGCTCCTATAAACCCTGTAAAACTAATATGCTTAATGGAGACTGAATCTATAATCATGCAAGATATGGCTCGATTGCGAGACGGTAAACCTATTGGGTTTGATCCATTCGACGAATACTATATGCGCAAAACTGGCACACAACTTTACGACTTGAGCTCTTTAGCAAATGAAATCACTGACGTTTATACATTGCAAAAATATCGTGAGTATTTCATACCATGGGAAACCCCGTTTACTTTGAGGTATTTAGCGGCTAGACTAGCCCAGGCTTATGGTTGTATATCGCCATTATTATCGAATACTGTTATGGTGGAATATTCATACAACTATGAAACATTCCATAATgctatttttaaatatgatTTCAACCTATTACAAGAACAATGCACTAGCAGTTCATTATTCTGGTTTGGTAAGCGGGACATTGAACCCATCGAGCCAACTTTGAGGAACTTCACAACATATTGCACCTACTGTGATTACAAAAACATCTGCCTCTGGAAGAAGAGGGGCATTGAAAACCTCAAGTCTCTTGGTAAAGACCTAATGAAGATCCACAAGCCAAATATTCACCCGTAA
- the ARB1 gene encoding ATP-binding cassette family ATPase ARB1 (similar to Ashbya gossypii AFR232C), with translation MPPVSTSKAKREAKKAERDAKRTAAGKTTTSRRTKKKESEIDEQDAAAEEIAKLKLQQDKDGISDRVVTGVLDSLETSRDIKLSSVSLLFHGKVLIQDSQLELNYGRRYGLLGENGCGKSTFLKAIASREYPIPEHIDVYLLDEPAAPTEYSALEYVVREAQNELKRLEDLVEKILLEDGPESELLDPLYEKMDSLDPSTFEPRAAIILIGLGFNSKTINKKTKDMSGGWKMRVALAKALFVKPTLLLLDDPTAHLDLEACVWLEEYLKRFDRTLVLVSHSQDFLNGVCTNMLDMRLQKLTAYGGNYDSYVKTRSELETNQMKQYHKQQEEIAHIKKFIASAGTYANLVKQAKSRQKILDKMEADGLVQPVVSDRVFSFRFPEVERLPPPVLAFDEISFSYDEKPENNLYENLNFGVDMDSRVALVGPNGVGKSTLLKIMTGELTPQGGRVSRHTHVKLGVYSQHSQDQLDLTKSALEFVRDKYGHISEDFQYWRGQLGRYGLTGEGQTVQMGTLSEGQRSRVVFALLALDQPNVLLLDEPTNGLDIPTIDSLAEAIDAFNGGVVVVSHDFRLLDRIAKDIYVVEHKTATRWNGSILDYKNKLAKNVIL, from the coding sequence ATGCCTCCAGTTTCAACGTCAAAGGCTAAGAGAGAAGCTAAGAAGGCTGAAAGAGACGCCAAAAGAACTGCAGCTGGTAAGACTACTACGTCTAGAAGaaccaagaagaaggaatcAGAGATTGATGAGCAggatgcagcagcagaagaGATTGCTAAATTGAAGTTACAGCAAGATAAAGATGGTATTTCTGATCGTGTGGTTACTGGTGTCCTTGATTCACTAGAAACGTCCAGAGATATTAAATTGTCATCGGTCTCGCTGTTATTTCACGGGAAAGTGTTGATTCAAGACTCCCAATTGGAACTGAATTATGGCCGTAGATATGGTTTGTTGGGTGAGAATGGGTGTGGTAAGTCTACCTTTTTGAAGGCTATTGCTTCAAGGGAGTACCCAATCCCGGAACACATCGATGTGTATTTGTTGGATGAACCAGCTGCTCCAACGGAGTATTCTGCTTTAGAATATGTGGTGCGTGAGGCTCAGAACGAGCTAAAGAGATTGGAAGACTTGGTTGAAAAGATTCTTCTGGAGGATGGGCCAGAATCAGAGCTTTTGGACCCATTGTATGAAAAGATGGATTCTCTAGACCCATCTACCTTTGAGCCCAGGGCCGCTATTATTTTGATTGGTTTAGGCTTCAACTCAAAGACTATTAATAAGAAGACTAAGGATATGTCTGGTGGTTGGAAGATGCGTGTTGCTCTTGCGAAGGCGTTATTTGTTAAGCCAAccttgttgttgttggacGATCCAACTGCTCACTTGGACTTGGAAGCATGTGTTTGGTTGGAAGAATATCTAAAGAGGTTCGATCGTACTTTGGTTTTAGTTTCGCATTCTCAAGACTTTTTGAATGGTGTTTGTACCAATATGCTCGATATGAGATTGCAGAAGTTGACTGCTTATGGTGGTAACTATGATTCTTACGTTAAAACTAGATCCGAGTTGGAGACCAACCAAATGAAACAGTATCATaaacaacaagaagaaattgcACACATCAAGAAGTTTATCGCTTCTGCTGGTACTTATGCTAATCTGGTCAAGCAAGCCAAGTCCAGACAAAAGATTTTGGATAAAATGGAAGCTGATGGCTTGGTCCAGCCAGTTGTTTCTGACAGAGTTTTCTCCTTCCGTTTCCCAGAAGTTGAGAGATTGCCACCACCTGTTTTAGCTTTCGATGaaatttctttctcctACGATGAAAAACCAGAGAACAATCTTTACGAAAACTTGAACTTCGGTGTTGATATGGATTCCAGAGTTGCCCTTGTTGGTCCAAATGGTGTTGGTAAGTCTACCTTGTTGAAAATCATGACTGGTGAATTGACACCTCAAGGAGGCCGTGTTTCAAGACACACACATGTTAAGCTAGGTGTTTATTCCCAACATTCCCAAGATCAATTGGACTTGACCAAATCTGCCTTGGAATTTGTTCGCGACAAATATGGGCATATCTCCGAAGACTTTCAATACTGGAGAGGTCAATTGGGTCGTTACGGTTTAACTGGTGAGGGGCAAACTGTGCAGATGGGAACATTGTCGGAAGGTCAACGTTCTCGTGTTGTTTTCGCTTTGTTGGCGCTGGACCAGCCGAATGTTCTACTATTGGATGAACCTACAAATGGTTTGGATATCCCCACAATTGATTCTCTAGCGGAAGCTATTGATGCATTCAATGGTGGTGTCGTGGTTGTTTCTCACGATTTTAGGTTGCTGGACAGGATCGCCAAAGACATTTATGTTGTCGAGCATAAAACTGCTACTAGATGGAATGGCTCCATCCTGGACTACAAGAACAAACTGGCTAAGAATGTTATCTTATAG
- the KRE29 gene encoding Smc5-Smc6 complex subunit KRE29 (similar to Ashbya gossypii AFR235C) — protein MITEECVSNSEDEERLVQLQLSENDDQDEVINRIDSDLSDNISSLSGDNYNEDPSQDVLNDPILQSMGNKSDPLYIYDSEDEYPFKYKVRSNEDDPSLPITRKDVDFNLLSNIEKIEEVHKDIETSPEKQISALSSIIKQREDMIKLSIKNPISQQLLDFLVRDKLETTKDWYFITDSPTYQEPSLLDKFSGKQKTYGIEELYVQFGVCKAKLDPSFAITNYKNFDQMNNRVPVELMCDEILRHVPTTNKRDIALSLRYFILFILDRKVFESDALTMSWIVDTWIKHRFSDHLDVYLSLVPKDCYFLHHRFTRLLPIKSELIKKLFSDLTPQAVAQKFDELMDQKNWFQMLYFILFINGITELPKGSNGIWHYFRDCIYDMNIDNVSSIELSVLKSYINLCINST, from the coding sequence ATGATAACCGAAGAGTGTGTTAGTAActcagaagatgaagagagATTAGTTCAATTACAATTGTCCGAAAACGACGATCAGGACGAGGTGATTAATAGGATTGATTCAGATCTTTCGGATAATATCTCATCACTGTCGGGTGACAACTACAATGAAGACCCAAGCCAAGATGTGCTCAACGATCCTATCCTTCAAAGCATGGGGAATAAATCGGACCctttatacatatatgaTTCAGAAGACGAATATCCATTCAAATATAAAGTACGTTCAAATGAGGATGATCCATCGCTTCCTATAACCAGAAAAGATGTTGACTTCAATTTACTTTCTAATATTGAGAAGATCGAGGAGGTTCACAAGGATATTGAAACTTCGCCAGAAAAGCAGATATCTgcattatcatcaataatCAAGCAACGTGAAGATATGATCAAATTGAGTATTAAAAATCCTATATCGCAGCAGCTACTAGATTTCTTAGTGCGAGACAAATTAGAGACAACCAAAGACTGGTATTTTATAACCGACTCGCCGACTTATCAGGAGCCATCTCTGCTAGATAAATTCTCAGGGAAACAGAAAACCTATGGAATTGAGGAATTATATGTTCAATTTGGGGTTTGCAAGGCCAAATTGGATCCCTCTTTTGCTATTACAAACtataaaaactttgatcAAATGAATAATCGAGTTCCAGTGGAACTTATGTGCGACGAAATCCTGCGACACGTCCCCACTACAAATAAGCGAGATATAGCCCTTTCACTGCGTTATTTTATCTTATTTATTTTAGATCGTAAGGTATTCGAATCAGACGCACTGACTATGAGTTGGATAGTAGATACTTGGATAAAACATAGGTTTAGTGACCATTTAGACGTTTATCTTTCACTTGTTCCCAAAgattgttattttttgcACCATAGATTCACAAGATTATTACCTATTAAATCTGAACTAATAAAGAAGCTTTTCTCTGACCTCACTCCACAAGCGGTGGCCCAAAAGTTTGACGAGCTAATGGATCAGAAAAACTGGTTTCAAATGTTATACTTTATATTATTCATCAATGGCATTACAGAACTTCCTAAGGGCAGCAACGGCATTTGGCATTATTTCAGAGACTGCATATATGACATGAATATCGATAATGTCTCCTCGATAGAATTGTCAGTACTAAAAAGTTACATTAATTTATGCATAAACTCcacataa
- the VRG4 gene encoding GDP-mannose transporter (similar to Ashbya gossypii AFR236C): MSELMVDTGKWSHIANSGPISILSYCGSSILMTVTNKFVVNLKDFNMNCVMLLVQSTVCTLALLVLRTLGYAKFRPLNKTDARNWFPISILLVLMMYTSSKALQYLAVPIYTIFKNLTIILIAYGEVLFFGGRVTSMELSSFLLMVLSSIVATWGDQQALALKVTNGASSSPFSAGYFWMFTNCICSALFVLIMRKRITLTNFKDFDTMFYNNILSLPLLFLTSVLVEDWSPENLATNLSQDSVTAMVISGLASVGISYCSGWCVRVTSSTTYSMVGALNKLPIALSGLIFFDAPKNFLSIFSIFLGFLAGVVYAVAKQKKQSQPVKV; the protein is encoded by the coding sequence ATGTCTGAATTGATGGTCGATACGGGTAAGTGGTCGCATATAGCCAATAGTGGCCCAATTTCAATCCTGTCATATTGTGGGTCTTCTATTTTAATGACGGTCACCAACAAGTTTGTTGTGAATTTGAAGGACTTTAATATGAACTGTGTTATGTTGCTTGTGCAGTCTACAGTGTGTACTCTCGctttgttggttttgagGACTCTTGGATATGCTAAATTTCGGCCATTGAACAAAACGGATGCGAGAAACTGGTTTCCGATTTCCATATTGCTAGTTTTGATGATGTATACATCATCAAAGGCCTTGCAGTACCTGGCAGTTCCTATTTATACGATTTTCAAGAACTTGAcaattattttaattgcGTATGGAGAGGTGTTGTTCTTTGGTGGGCGGGTGACATCGATGGAGTTATCTTCGTTTCTCTTGATGGTGCTGTCTTCGATTGTGGCCACATGGGGGGATCAACAAGCATTGGCTTTGAAAGTTACTAATGGGGCTTCTAGTAGTCCATTTAGTGCTGGgtatttttggatgttCACCAATTGTATTTGCTCTGctctttttgttttaattaTGAGAAAGCGGATCACTTTGACTAATTTTAAGGATTTTGATACGATGTTCTATAACAATATTCTTTCCTTGCCGTTGTTGTTTCTAACTTCAGTTTTAGTTGAAGATTGGAGTCCTGAAAACTTGGCGACTAATCTGTCTCAAGATTCTGTTACAGCAATGGTTATTTCTGGTTTAGCTTCTGTTGGCATATCCTACTGTTCTGGGTGGTGTGTTAGAGTGACTTCATCGACTACGTATTCTATGGTGGGTGCCTTGAACAAGTTGCCCATTGCTTTATCTGgtctgattttttttgatgctcCAAAGAATTTCCTATCCATCTTTTCTATTTTCTTAGGGTTTCTAGCAGGTGTTGTATATGCTGTTGCaaagcagaagaaacagTCACAGCCTGTCAAAGTATAA
- the EDC1 gene encoding Edc1p (similar to Ashbya gossypii AFR231W) — protein sequence MSSDTMFINSARLLPTDGKQKVKQLQKPDRKRQQRAAEQLVHQQQLPNGEKPDFGHGAKQSKKKAYSKKKRRDSDASPDNVANLELTEDLKQMLLISSKNKGAAAVVATAAMNTSSHKNLGSGGAAGGAVNNFSSAKNKGNLGLNPNGACPGYLPTSSKAASLSPLPVQPGLVGGTASGPPQLAPQFSMVLAGYQPYMQRTSVDAHKVGSSKGSSNSSVSGNNNNNHNEDYYSNCANGFMMHQHQQHLQHCVGLPAMPLYSQPLMVPQQHPYSHQPSVSAYQMPASFAYPGLPNSAGTSATNSSGLSKSAPSLETGSRRSHSRKSSQSGGSGYAGATFAADQPHLSSLPRPSFV from the coding sequence ATGTCTTCGGATACAATGTTTATTAATAGTGCCAGGTTGCTTCCAACCGACGGCAAACAGAAAGTTAAGCAGTTACAGAAACCGGACAGGAAACGACAGCAACGAGCAGCGGAACAGTTAGTtcatcagcaacagctTCCTAATGGAGAAAAGCCTGACTTTGGTCATGGAGCTAAGCAgtcgaagaagaaggcatATAGTAAGAAAAAGCGTCGTGATAGTGACGCTTCACCTGATAATGTTGCCAATCTTGAGCTGACAGAGGACTTGAAACAAATGCTATTGATATCTTCCAAGAACAAGGGGGCGGCGGCGGTGGTTGCTACCGCAGCTATGAATACCAGTAGTCACAAGAATTTGGGTAGTGGCGGTGCCGCTGGTGGAGCGGTGAACAATTTCTCCTCTGCGAAAAATAAGGGCAATTTGGGTCTTAACCCAAACGGTGCTTGCCCAGGATACCTTCCTACGTCCTCGAAAGCGGCTTCTCTATCGCCACTTCCTGTACAGCCGGGACTTGTTGGAGGGACGGCGAGTGGCCCTCCGCAGCTAGCTCCACAATTTTCAATGGTGCTTGCAGGTTATCAGCCATATATGCAAAGAACTTCTGTTGATGCCCACAAGGTTGGCAGTAGCAAAGGAAGCAGTAACAGTAGTGTCAGTggcaacaacaacaacaaccacaaTGAAGACTATTATTCCAACTGTGCTAACGGGTTCATGAtgcaccagcaccagcagcacTTACAACACTGTGTTGGGCTTCCTGCGATGCCCCTTTATTCGCAGCCTTTGATGGTACCTCAGCAGCATCCATATAGCCATCAGCCTTCGGTTTCTGCATATCAGATGCCAGCTTCATTTGCCTACCCTGGCCTTCCAAATAGTGCAGGTACGTCTGCTACAAACTCTTCTGGACTCTCTAAAAGTGCTCCAAGTCTTGAAACAGGCAGCAGGAGATCACACAGCAGGAAGAGTAGCCAGAGTGGTGGCAGTGGATATGCAGGAGCAACGTTTGCCGCTGATCAGCCGCATCTCTCCTCCTTACCAAGACCGAGCTTTGTTTAG